One segment of Dermochelys coriacea isolate rDerCor1 chromosome 5, rDerCor1.pri.v4, whole genome shotgun sequence DNA contains the following:
- the MRPS36 gene encoding 28S ribosomal protein S36, mitochondrial isoform X3: MGSKMAAASRVVQVVKPHTPLIKFPDRKNSPKPKSFEIWVSVQESLQARVPPFHASAAHMSVGDRPPALQNISSINRVQGTPDTTELVKTLPQKYRRKLMSDEEMEYIQRGGPE; this comes from the exons ATGGGCAGCAAGATGGCGGCCGCCAGCAGGGTCGTTCAG GTAGTCAAGCCACATACACCCTTAATCAAGTTCCCGGACAGAAAAAATAGTCCCAAACCTAAAA GTTTTGAAATCTGGGTTTCAGTGCAGGAATCTCTACAAGCAAGGGTACCACCATTCCATGCTTCAGCAGCACATATGTCTGTAGGAGACAGACCACCAGCCCTTCAAAACATTTCATCCATTAATAGAGTACAAGGCACACCAGACACAACAGAATTAGTAAAAACATTACCTCAAAAGTACAGGAGAAAGCTGATGTCAGATGAGGAGATGGAATACATTCAA CGTGGAGGTCCAGAATAA
- the MRPS36 gene encoding 28S ribosomal protein S36, mitochondrial isoform X2 produces the protein MPSAAAGHYGQQDGGRQQGRSVKPHTPLIKFPDRKNSPKPKMQESLQARVPPFHASAAHMSVGDRPPALQNISSINRVQGTPDTTELVKTLPQKYRRKLMSDEEMEYIQRGGPE, from the exons ATGCCGTCAGCGGCTGCGGGGCACTATGGGCAGCAAGATGGCGGCCGCCAGCAGGGTCGTTCAG TCAAGCCACATACACCCTTAATCAAGTTCCCGGACAGAAAAAATAGTCCCAAACCTAAAA TGCAGGAATCTCTACAAGCAAGGGTACCACCATTCCATGCTTCAGCAGCACATATGTCTGTAGGAGACAGACCACCAGCCCTTCAAAACATTTCATCCATTAATAGAGTACAAGGCACACCAGACACAACAGAATTAGTAAAAACATTACCTCAAAAGTACAGGAGAAAGCTGATGTCAGATGAGGAGATGGAATACATTCAA CGTGGAGGTCCAGAATAA
- the MRPS36 gene encoding 28S ribosomal protein S36, mitochondrial isoform X1: MPSAAAGHYGQQDGGRQQGRSVKPHTPLIKFPDRKNSPKPKSFEIWVSVQESLQARVPPFHASAAHMSVGDRPPALQNISSINRVQGTPDTTELVKTLPQKYRRKLMSDEEMEYIQRGGPE, encoded by the exons ATGCCGTCAGCGGCTGCGGGGCACTATGGGCAGCAAGATGGCGGCCGCCAGCAGGGTCGTTCAG TCAAGCCACATACACCCTTAATCAAGTTCCCGGACAGAAAAAATAGTCCCAAACCTAAAA GTTTTGAAATCTGGGTTTCAGTGCAGGAATCTCTACAAGCAAGGGTACCACCATTCCATGCTTCAGCAGCACATATGTCTGTAGGAGACAGACCACCAGCCCTTCAAAACATTTCATCCATTAATAGAGTACAAGGCACACCAGACACAACAGAATTAGTAAAAACATTACCTCAAAAGTACAGGAGAAAGCTGATGTCAGATGAGGAGATGGAATACATTCAA CGTGGAGGTCCAGAATAA
- the MRPS36 gene encoding 28S ribosomal protein S36, mitochondrial isoform X4, which translates to MGSKMAAASRVVQVVKPHTPLIKFPDRKNSPKPKMQESLQARVPPFHASAAHMSVGDRPPALQNISSINRVQGTPDTTELVKTLPQKYRRKLMSDEEMEYIQRGGPE; encoded by the exons ATGGGCAGCAAGATGGCGGCCGCCAGCAGGGTCGTTCAG GTAGTCAAGCCACATACACCCTTAATCAAGTTCCCGGACAGAAAAAATAGTCCCAAACCTAAAA TGCAGGAATCTCTACAAGCAAGGGTACCACCATTCCATGCTTCAGCAGCACATATGTCTGTAGGAGACAGACCACCAGCCCTTCAAAACATTTCATCCATTAATAGAGTACAAGGCACACCAGACACAACAGAATTAGTAAAAACATTACCTCAAAAGTACAGGAGAAAGCTGATGTCAGATGAGGAGATGGAATACATTCAA CGTGGAGGTCCAGAATAA
- the CENPH gene encoding centromere protein H, with protein sequence MEPLQRVEAASRALGKLAAHSAAAGGSVEAGAAPRLGAAAGEKLDLVTLLRLREQIKQQLMEYNTTVHAGEESIPDQAIEEKLIEAATEDLEKEMEQVKVSFQNKTLVLQRIQLMDALRTKLRHNDGDSKLILETIKHIIMLSTAILESQQQARELEEKLNEIKKRRFALKQDGEHKLLQIHTLKKKQKEELEGMEVGEMLKRICRNLQKETQMTTLIQNIFQSIIIGSKVNWAEDPVLKAIVLQLEKNVNCI encoded by the exons ATGGAGCCGCTACAGCGAGTGGAGGCCGCGTCCAGAGCTCTGGGGAAGCTGGCGGCCCACAGCGCTGCCGCCGGTGGATCCGTGGAGGCCGGGGCGGCCCCGAGGCTGGGGGCTGCGGCTGGCGAGAAGCTGGACCTGGTGACCCTCCTCCG ACTAAGAGAGCAAATAAAACAGCAACTTATGGAATATAATACAACAGTTCATGCAG GTGAAGAAAGCATTCCAGACCAAGCCATAGAAGAAAAGCTAATTGAGGC TGCCACAGaagatctggaaaaagaaatggaacaaGTGAAAGTctcctttcaaaacaaaacactggtgTTACAAAG GATCCAGCTTATGGATGCCCTCAGAACCAAACTGAGACACAATGATGGCGACTCAAA GTTGATCTTGGAAACTATAAAACACATAATAATGCTTAGTACTGCAATACTTGAATCTCAGCAG CAAGCACGTGAGTTGGAAGAAAAACtgaatgagattaaaaaaaggagATTCG CACTAAAGCAAGATGGAGAACACAAACTGCTACAGATACACactctgaagaaaaaacaaaaagaggaacTAGAGGGTATGGAAGTGGGTGAAATGTTAAAGAGAATATGTCGAAACTTGCAAAAAGAAACACAGATGACTACGTTAATTCAAAATATCTTCCAG AGCATCATTATTGGAAGTAAAGTCAACTGGGCAGAAGATCCAGTTTTAAAGGCAATTGTTCTACAGCTTGAGAAAAATGTGAACTGTATCTGA
- the MRPS36 gene encoding 28S ribosomal protein S36, mitochondrial isoform X5: MPSAAAGHYGQQDGGRQQGRSVQESLQARVPPFHASAAHMSVGDRPPALQNISSINRVQGTPDTTELVKTLPQKYRRKLMSDEEMEYIQRGGPE; this comes from the exons ATGCCGTCAGCGGCTGCGGGGCACTATGGGCAGCAAGATGGCGGCCGCCAGCAGGGTCGTTCAG TGCAGGAATCTCTACAAGCAAGGGTACCACCATTCCATGCTTCAGCAGCACATATGTCTGTAGGAGACAGACCACCAGCCCTTCAAAACATTTCATCCATTAATAGAGTACAAGGCACACCAGACACAACAGAATTAGTAAAAACATTACCTCAAAAGTACAGGAGAAAGCTGATGTCAGATGAGGAGATGGAATACATTCAA CGTGGAGGTCCAGAATAA